DNA sequence from the Verrucomicrobiia bacterium genome:
TGCGGGTTGATGGACGGCCAGTGAGCCTGGCTGAGCCTCTCCTGAGCCATAAACCCTTCGGGCGAGTCGAGGGGCAATCGATTGATTTAGCGCAAATGCCGCTCCAGCTTGTTAAGATCGCCCGCCGCCAAACGGCTCAAGCGCTCAAGCAAGTCCTCACCGCAGTGGCCCTGGTGCTCATCAATGATGCCCGAAAAGCCCGTGAATACTGGTGGAATCTGACTCAAGACCTCAAGCAACCTCTGCTGACCTTGAGCTTCATGCCCGATACCAGCCCTGCCGCCCTCAATGGCAGCGCCTCCCTGACACAGTTGCGCAAATGGCAACTCCAACAGTTGGCGGCCATTATCAAGGATGTGGACCAGACCTGCTGGGCAGAGGACTCGACGGCCTTAGCCAATGCGCTTGAAACCCGTGTGTTACCCTGGCTTGCTGGGCTCAAGGACTCCCTCGAACTGTGGCATGAGACACTCTCGATAGCCCCGGCCCCGGCTTGCCAAAGCACCTGATCCCGGGCCAACCACAGCGCTTATCCGGGAGGACCCGCGGCGAGGTCCAAAGTCCGCCTTTGTGAAGGGCTTGCAGGGAAGATGAGGCCTCGCGCAGCTCGTCCTTCCGCAGTGTCCTGCAACTGGACAGCCTGTCCAGCTTTCCGGCTTGCAAACCTATTATGCATTCCTATGTTGCACGGACGGACTAAAGTGAAAACAACCCGTCTCTTGGCTTGTGTCAGCATTTCAATCCCGCTGCAGTTGTGCGCCGAAACTCTCCCGCTGCCCGACGATATAGCGCCCGTCCGACCGGACCGGCAGGAGTGCCAATCCCCGCAAGCAGAGCGGCTGACCGGCTGGGTTGGTGAGCGTATCAACGTCAATGAAGCCAACCGTTTGGTAAAGCTCGATCCGGCTCGCCTGCTCGAGGGCTACCGCAAACGACCGGGCCGCCAGGCCTGGGACGGCGAGCACGTCGGCAAATGGCTTCATGCGGCCAGCCTGGCCTGGGCTTATACCGGCGACCCCGCCCTCCGAGAGAAGCTCGATTATGTGGCCTCGGAATTAGTCAAATGCCAGCTTCAAGACGGTTACCTGGGCACTTACCTGGACAAGGACCGTTGGACCGAATGGGATGTCTGGGCGCACAAGTACAACCTCATCGGACTCATCACCTACATGCGCTACACCGGAAACCTGGGGCCCCTGCCCGCTTGCCGGCGTATGGCGGACCTTCTTTGTGACATGTTCGGCGATGCGCCGGGCAAACGCGACATTATCAAAGCCGGCCATCACGTTGGCATGGCCCCCACGAGCGTCCTGGAACCAATTGTCCTGTTATATCGCTTTACCGGTGAACGGCCTTACCTCGAATTTTGCCAATATATCCTCCGCGCATGGGAACACCCTAATGGCCCCAAAATCATTTCCACCCTGCTGACGCTGAAGAGGGTGGACAAGGTCGGGAATGGCAAGGCCTATGAGATGCTCTCCTGTTTGAACGGCGCTCTCGAGTATTACCGAACCGTGGGCGACCCTCAAATCCTCGAAGCCTGCCTCAACGCCTGGCAGGACATCGTCCAGAACCGGCTCTATCTGACCGGCGCCGCAAGTTACGGCGAGGTGTTCCATGACAATTACGACCTGCCTAACGTGAGCAACGTTGGCGAAACGTGTGTCACGGTGACCTGGCTGCAGTTCAACGCCCAACTGTTGCGCCTGACGGGCGAAGCCCGCTTTGCCGAGCAGCTCGAACATGTGATTCTCAATCAACTCTTTGGCGCCCAGCGCTGCGATGGCGCTGCATGGGGATACTACGTTCAAATGGAAGGCAAAAAACCATACAGCAGCAACCTCGATGGACATTGCTGCCTATCGAGCGGGCCGCGCGGTGTCGCTCTCATCCCCACTTTCGCCTTTACCACCGACGCGCAAGGCATCGTCGTAAATCTTTATGACAGCGCAACCGCAACGCTCGACCTGCGAGACCACACGCCTGTTCAGCTCGCCGTCCAGACCCGCTACCCGGCTGATGGGCGGGTCCAAATCGAGGTCGAGCCGGCCGTCAAAAAGGCATTTGCGCTTAAGTTACGCATCCCGGCTTGGTGCCAGGACGCCCGCATTCGCCTTAACGGACGCAAGACCACAAGCATACGCGGGGTGGACGGCTACACTGCCCTGAACCGGGTTTGGGAAAAAGGGGACAGGGTCGAACTGGACCTCAAACTCGAACCGCGCGTCATTGTTGGCGATCATAAGAATGATGGAAAAATCGCAGTGCTTTATGGCCCGCTCGTCCTGGCGGCGGACCAGGCGCTGCTCGGCAAACCTGGCCTGACGCTGGATTCCATTTCGCTGCCCGGGCCGGCTCTTTCCCGGCTCCGATTCAAACCGGAACCCGCCCCTGCGAGCGTTAGATTCTGGCCGGATGAGGAAGTCTTCCGGGTCGATGCGCAAATTCATCGCGAGAGCGGCTCTCTCAACCGGGGGAGCCCAGCACGGATTCGGCTGATCTCCTTCGCCGATGCGGGCCAGACCGGTTCGCAGTATAAAATCTGGCTGCCGCTGGCCCAACTACACAATTAATCCGGGTCTTCCATACAGGACCAATGACAAAGTCGAAGCAACGAGCCGCCCTTGCTAAATGTAGGAGAGGACGTAAGGAGTCTCTGATTAGCAACGTCTTGATGAAGCAAGGGCGGCTGGCAGACAATGATCAGAGACTCCTTACATCGTCTCCTACAACTCCCCCACAAAGGGTTGGAACCTTTCCTCGTCATTGTGCCTGATGTTCCATGAATGGACAAATAATCGAGCCCGGCGTGTGGACTGAGCATTTCACCGTTCATTCTTACGATGTCGATTTTAAACACGCCGCCTCATTGGAGGCGCTGTGCCGCTATTTCCTGGAAGCAGCTTGGAATCACGCCGAAGCCCTCGGCGTCGGCTTCAAAAACCTGCTCAGCCAAAAGAAGGTTTGGGTTTTGTCCCGCCTGCTGGTAAAGCTCGAACGCTGTCCGCGCTGGGGGGATGCGGTTGTTCTGAAGACCTGGCCACGCCTGAGCACCCAGGTTTTGGCGCTGCGCGATTTTGAGATGCTGACTCCGCTCGGCGCGCCACTGGCCGCAGGCACCAGCGCCTGGCTGGTTCTGGATGCCACCACCAGAAAACCTCAGCGCCTCGGCAAAATCCTCTCGGCGCTCGGGACACTCTCTGGCCGCAG
Encoded proteins:
- a CDS encoding beta-L-arabinofuranosidase domain-containing protein; the encoded protein is MKTTRLLACVSISIPLQLCAETLPLPDDIAPVRPDRQECQSPQAERLTGWVGERINVNEANRLVKLDPARLLEGYRKRPGRQAWDGEHVGKWLHAASLAWAYTGDPALREKLDYVASELVKCQLQDGYLGTYLDKDRWTEWDVWAHKYNLIGLITYMRYTGNLGPLPACRRMADLLCDMFGDAPGKRDIIKAGHHVGMAPTSVLEPIVLLYRFTGERPYLEFCQYILRAWEHPNGPKIISTLLTLKRVDKVGNGKAYEMLSCLNGALEYYRTVGDPQILEACLNAWQDIVQNRLYLTGAASYGEVFHDNYDLPNVSNVGETCVTVTWLQFNAQLLRLTGEARFAEQLEHVILNQLFGAQRCDGAAWGYYVQMEGKKPYSSNLDGHCCLSSGPRGVALIPTFAFTTDAQGIVVNLYDSATATLDLRDHTPVQLAVQTRYPADGRVQIEVEPAVKKAFALKLRIPAWCQDARIRLNGRKTTSIRGVDGYTALNRVWEKGDRVELDLKLEPRVIVGDHKNDGKIAVLYGPLVLAADQALLGKPGLTLDSISLPGPALSRLRFKPEPAPASVRFWPDEEVFRVDAQIHRESGSLNRGSPARIRLISFADAGQTGSQYKIWLPLAQLHN
- a CDS encoding acyl-ACP thioesterase domain-containing protein; amino-acid sequence: MNGQIIEPGVWTEHFTVHSYDVDFKHAASLEALCRYFLEAAWNHAEALGVGFKNLLSQKKVWVLSRLLVKLERCPRWGDAVVLKTWPRLSTQVLALRDFEMLTPLGAPLAAGTSAWLVLDATTRKPQRLGKILSALGTLSGRRVLDTNPAKLTAFDAGSEVLRARVRYSDIDLNGHVNSARYIGWIFDSYSLEFHAAHFASLCEVNYLGETLAGSEISMRSNESVPGHFSHSLTKPSGDEVCRARVKWIKI